The following proteins come from a genomic window of Sorghum bicolor cultivar BTx623 chromosome 3, Sorghum_bicolor_NCBIv3, whole genome shotgun sequence:
- the LOC8059357 gene encoding leucine-rich repeat receptor protein kinase MSP1: MGPHCFFILILLICFTPSSALAGHNDINTLFKLRDAVTEGKGFLRDWFDSEKAPCSWSGITCAEHTVVEIDLSSVPIYAPFPPCVGSFQSLARLNFSGCGFSGELPDVLGNLHNLEHLDLSHNQLTGALPVSLYGLKTLKEMVLDNNFFSGQLSPAIAQLKYLKKLSVSSNSISGAIPPELGSLQNLEFLDLHMNTFNGSIPAALGNLSQLLHLDASQNNICGSIFPGITAMTNLVTVDLSSNALVGPLPREIGQLQNAQLLILGHNGFNGSIPEEIGELKLLEALELPGCKLTGIPWTVGDLRSLRKLDISGNDFDTEIPASIGKLGNLTRLSARSAGLAGNIPRELGNCKKLVFVDFNGNSFSGPIPEELAGLEAIVSFDVQGNNLSGHIPEWIQNWANLRSIYLGQNMFNGPLPVLPLQHLVMFSAETNMLSGSIPGEICQAKSLQSLRLHNNNLTGNIMVAFKGCKNLTELNLQGNHLHGEIPHYLSELPLVTLELSQNNFTGKLPEKLWESSTLLEITLSYNQLTGPIPESIGRLSSLQRLQIDSNYLEGPIPRSIGALRNLTNLSLWGNRLSGNIPLELFNCRNLVTLDLSSNNLSGHIPSAISHLTFLNSLNLSSNQLSSAIPAEICVGFGSAAHPDSEFVQHHGLLDLSYNQLTGHIPTAIKNCVMVTVLNLQGNMLSGTIPPELGELPNVTAIYLSHNTLVGPMLPWSAPLVQLQGLFLSNNHLGGSIPAEIGQILPKIEKLDLSSNALTGTLPESLLCINYLTYLDISNNSLSGQIPFSCPQEKEASSSLILFNGSSNHFSGNLDESISNITQLSFLDIHNNSLTGSLPFSLSDLSYLNYLDLSSNDFHGPSPCGICNIVGLTFANFSGNHIGMSGLADCVAEGICTGKGFDRKALISSGRVRRAAIICVSILTVIIALVLLVVYLKRKLLRSRPLALVPVSKAKATIEPTSSDELLGKKFREPLSINLATFEHALLRVTADDIQKATENFSKVHIIGDGGFGTVYRAALPEGRRVAIKRLHGGHQFQGDREFLAEMETIGKVKHPNLVPLLGYCVCGDERFLIYEYMENGSLEMWLRNRADAIEALGWPDRLKICIGSARGLSFLHHGFVPHIIHRDMKSSNILLDENFEPRVSDFGLARIISACETHVSTDIAGTFGYIPPEYGQTMKSSTKGDVYSFGVVMLELLTGRPPTGQEEGEGGGNLVGWVRWMMAHGKEDELFDPCLPVSSVWREQMACVLAIARDCTVDEPWRRPTMLEVVKGLKMAETIECGPLVVTVTKDM; this comes from the coding sequence atgggaccccatTGTTTCTTCATCTTGATCCTACTGATATGCTTCACCCCCAGCTCTGCTTTGGCTGGACATAATGATATAAATACCTTGTTCAAACTGAGGGACGCGGTCACTGAAGGGAAAGGGTTTCTCCGTGATTGGTTTGATTCAGAAAAAGCCCCATGCAGTTGGTCAGGTATAACTTGTGCGGAACATACTGTGGTGGAAATAGACTTGTCTTCTGTGCCAATTTATGCCCCATTCCCGCCATGTGTCGGGTCATTCCAATCACTTGCTCGTCTCAACTTTAGCGGTTGTGGGTTTTCTGGTGAGCTTCCAGATGTCTTGGGGAACCTGCACAATCTTGAACACCTTGATTTGAGCCATAACCAGCTTACAGGGGCCCTTCCTGTTTCATTGTATGGGCTGAAGACATTGAAAGAAATGGTGCTTGACAATAATTTCTTTTCCGGGCAGTTGAGCCCCGCTATTGCACAGCTTAAGTATCTCAAGAAGCTTTCTGTATCCTCAAATTCTATCTCTGGCGCCATTCCTCCGGAGTTGGGCAGTCTGCAGAATCTGGAGTTCCTGGACCTTCACATGAACACATTTAATGGGTCGATACCAGCAGCTTTGGGTAATCTGTCTCAGCTCTTGCACCTTGATGCTAGCCAGAATAATATCTGTGGCTCAATATTTCCAGGAATCACTGCAATGACAAACCTAGTTACAGTTGATCTCTCTTCAAATGCTTTGGTGGGGCCACTACCTAGGGAGATCGGTCAGCTACAGAATGCTCAACTGTTAATATTGGGACATAATGGTTTCAATGGAAGCATTCCAGAAGAGATCGGTGAACTAAAGCTGCTGGAAGCGCTTGAGCTCCCTGGATGCAAGCTCACAGGCATCCCTTGGACAGTTGGTGATCTCAGAAGTTTGAGAAAGCTTGATATTTCAGGGAATGATTTCGATACTGAAATCCCGGCATCTATCGGCAAGCTGGGAAATCTGACTCGTCTATCTGCAAGGAGTGCTGGGCTAGCTGGGAATATTCCGAGAGAACTTGGTAACTGCAAGAAGCTTGTCTTTGTTGATTTCAATGGCAACTCCTTTTCTGGCCCTATACCTGAAGAACTTGCAGGTTTAGAGGCCATTGTCTCATTTGATGTGCAAGGGAACAATCTATCTGGTCACATTCCAGAGTGGATCCAGAATTGGGCGAATCTTCGTTCAATATATCTGGGGCAGAACATGTTCAATGGACCCCTGCCAGTACTGCCATTGCAGCATCTAGTTATGTTTTCTGCAGAAACCAACATGCTATCAGGTTCTATTCCTGGTGAGATTTGTCAGGCCAAATCACTGCAGTCACTCAGGTTGCACAACAACAATCTGACTGGGAATATCATGGTGGCATTTAAAGGGTGCAAGAACCTTACGGAACTTAACCTGCAAGGAAACCATCTTCATGGTGAGATACCACATTACTTGTCTGAGCTCCCACTAGTAACACTTGAGTTGTCCCAGAACAACTTCACAGGAAAGCTGCCAGAGAAATTGTGGGAATCATCAACTCTTCTGGAGATCACACTCAGCTACAATCAGCTTACTGGCCCTATACCTGAAAGCATCGGTAGGCTCTCCAGCTTGCAGAGGCTACAGATCGACAGTAACTACTTAGAAGGGCCTATCCCGCGGTCAATCGGCGCTCTAAGGAATCTGACAAATCTCTCTCTATGGGGCAATAGGCTGTCTGGGAACATTCCACTTGAGCTCTTCAACTGCAGAAACCTTGTCACCCTGGATCTAAGTTCTAACAATTTGTCTGGCCACATCCCGAGTGCCATATCTCACTTGACATTTCTCAACAGCTTGAATTTGTCTAGTAACCAGCTGTCCAGTGCTATACCTGCTGAGATCTGTGTTGGATTTGGGAGTGCAGCTCACCCTGACTCAGAGTTTGTTCAGCATCATGGCTTGCTTGATCTGTCATACAACCAATTGACTGGTCATATCCCAACAGCGATCAAGAATTGTGTTATGGTTACAGTCCTCAACCTCCAAGGAAATATGCTAAGTGGTACCATTCCACCAGAGCTTGGAGAACTGCCAAATGTTACAGCCATCTACCTTTCTCATAACACATTAGTTGGCCCCATGCTTCCTTGGTCTGCGCCATTGGTACAACTGCAAGGCCTTTTTCTCTCTAATAACCACTTAGGTGGCTCCATTCCTGCTGAGATAGGCCAAATACTTCCCAAAATCGAAAAGCTAGACTTATCCAGTAATGCACTTACTGGAACACTACCTGAGTCTTTACTCTGCATCAATTACTTAACCTATCTGGATATCAGTAATAACAGCCTCTCTGGACAAATCCCATTCTCTTGTCCTCAAGAAAAAGAGGCATCGAGCTCCCTGATATTGTTCAATGGGAGCAGTAACCATTTCTCAGGGAACCTAGATGAGTCTATTTCAAACATCACACAACTGTCTTTTCTTGATATCCACAACAACAGCCTCACTGGAAGTTTGCCCTTTTCACTTTCTGATCTCAGTTATTTAAACTACCTTGACCTCTCAAGCAATGACTTTCATGGTCCCTCCCCTTGTGGTATCTGCAACATAGTTGGCCTCACATTTGCCAACTTCTCTGGTAATCACATTGGCATGAGTGGCTTAGCGGATTGTGTTGCAGAAGGCATCTGTACTGGAAAGGGTTTTGATCGGAAGGCACTTATTTCATCTGGTAGAGTTCGAAGAGCAGCAATCATTTGTGTTAGTATACTCACTGTCATCATTGCCTTAGTTCTTCTGGTGGTTTATCTGAAACGGAAGCTATTGAGAAGCAGACCCTTGGCTCTTGTACCTGTCAGCAAGGCCAAGGCTACCATCGAACCAACCTCAAGTGATGAGCTCCTAGGGAAGAAGTTTCGAGAACCCTTGAGTATCAATCTTGCAACATTTGAACACGCACTTCTGAGGGTCACCGCAGATGATATTCAGAAAGCCACGGAGAATTTCAGTAAGGTGCACATTATTGGGGATGGTGGGTTTGGCACTGTCTACAGAGCAGCACTTCCTGAAGGTCGGAGAGTAGCGATCAAGAGGCTTCATGGTGGCCATCAGTTCCAAGGTGATCGTGAATTCCTGGCCGAAATGGAGACAATTGGAAAGGTGAAACATCCTAACCTTGTTCCTCTACTTGGCTACTGTGTATGTGGTGATGAAAGGTTCCTGATATACGAGTACATGGAGAATGGGAGTCTTGAGATGTGGCTCAGGAACCGGGCTGATGCCATTGAAGCACTTGGATGGCCAGACCGCCTGAAGATATGTATTGGTTCTGCCCGCGGGCTTTCATTCCTGCATCATGGCTTTGTGCCCCATATCATCCACCGTGACATGAAGTCAAGCAACATTCTATTGGATGAGAACTTTGAGCCAAGGGTCTCTGATTTTGGCCTTGCAAGGATAATCAGTGCGTGCGAGACCCATGTCAGCACTGACATTGCTGGTACATTTGGCTACATACCTCCAGAGTATGGCCAGACAATGAAGTCCTCTACAAAAGGTGATGTCTACAGCTTTGGTGTTGTCATGCTTGAGCTGCTCACGGGGCGGCCTCCTACAGGGCaagaggaaggggaaggggGTGGAAACCTTGTTGGCTGGGTGCGATGGATGATGGCACATGGTAAGGAGGATGAGCTGTTTGATCCTTGTTTGCCTGTCTCAAGTGTGTGGCGGGAACAGATGGCCTGTGTGCTCGCAATTGCCCGAGACTGCACTGTGGACGAGCCATGGAGGAGGCCAACTATGCTGGAGGTGGTGAAGGGCCTCAAGATGGCCGAAACAATAGAATGTGGACCTCTGGTTGTGACAGTCACTAAGGACATGTAA
- the LOC8078730 gene encoding protein SENSITIVITY TO RED LIGHT REDUCED 1, protein MCRGPTIGKRQVVNGPGHFSYQTQRQSRDPVPNQPMAAAAAVAVATGASDWTIVRRRGRRRGDDPRPASQLDAPRPLPVIPVPWSPSDSSLDPARVSRLVARAHAAISRVSASRLYRSLLLQGSSLRSRLGVLAPARLSLLGVGSFESSPAARLQLALAALLRRDLLPEAASADLFDPVLSAVECAAAAALGFSVPSLDDGCRRRAEEPTLFYMPHCEASLYDALLAANWDSPAQLRRVCVLGNSFRRYALQAEENRSGPAAKAPHVLAAERFACEERIGETGDLDDDDWFAHAFNETSWHFFQLHDDVDLAGTMLEEGDKFIEQI, encoded by the coding sequence ATGTGCCGAGGGCCGACCATTGGCAAGCGCCAGGTGGTCAACGGCCCCGGGCACTTTTCCTACCAGACGCAGAGGCAGAGCAGGGATCCAGTTCCGAACCaacccatggccgccgccgccgccgtcgccgtcgcgacCGGTGCCAGCGACTGGACCATAGTCCGCCGACGCGGCCGCCGACGCGGCGACGACCCACGCCCCGCCTCCCAGCTCGACGCCCCGCGGCCGCTCCCCGTGATACCTGTCCCCTGGTCCCCCTCCGATTCCTCCCTCGATCCCGCCCGCGTCTCCCGCCTCGTGGCGCGCGCCCACGCCGCCATCTCCCGCGTCTCCGCCTCCCGCCTCTACCGCAGCCTCCTGCTCCAGGGCTCGTCGCTCCGCAGCCGCCTCGGCGTCCTCGCCCCCGCCCGCCTCTCCCTCCTCGGCGTCGGCAGCTTCGAGTCCTCCCCCGCCGCGCGCCTCCAGCTCGCGCTCGCCGCCCTCCTCCGCCGCGACCTCCTCCCGGAGGCCGCCTCCGCGGACCTCTTCGACCCCGTCCTCTCCGCCGTCGAGTgcgcggccgccgcggcgcTCGGCTTCTCCGTCCCGAGCCTCGACGACgggtgccgccgccgcgccgaggAGCCCACGCTCTTCTACATGCCCCACTGCGAGGCGTCGCTCTATGACGCGCTCCTCGCTGCCAACTGGGATTCCCCCGCGCAGCTGCGCCGCGTCTGCGTACTCGGCAACAGCTTCCGGCGGTATGCGCTCCAGGCCGAGGAGAACCGCTCGGGCCCCGCCGCCAAGGCTCCGCACGTCCTCGCGGCGGAGCGGTTTGCGTGCGAGGAGCGGATCGGCGAGACGGGGGATCTGGATGACGACGATTGGTTTGCCCACGCGTTCAACGAGACGAGCTGGCATTTCTTCCAGCTGCACGACGACGTCGACTTGGCCGGCACCATGCTGGAGGAAGGAGATAAGTTCATTGAGCAGATTTGA